The Bacillota bacterium nucleotide sequence GTGGTTAAGTCTGCAATGGGAGTCAGATCGCTGATCTGGTTATCCCACAGGATCAGGTACTGGAGTTTCTCCAGATGCTCAATTCCTTCCAGGCTGGAAATACCTCTGTTATCGGCGTCCAGCCTCCAGATTACGCTGACTTCTCCGGCAGTAAGATCTCCTTCCGGTTTATTAATAGTTTCTCAAATCACCTGCTCCAGATTTGGATCCGCAAAGGTAACAATCCGGTCTTGGGGATCATAGAAAAGATATAAACCCCTGTCCATCAGCGCCTGAATATTATTCATGTCATCTGACCCGGGTGTTAAATCCAGATAATTCCAGCGCATATACACTGCGTCTCCCGCGCCTAAACCGCTGTTGTTAACTAAGGGAGCAATATCAGTGATTAGGTTGTTCTCAACAGTTAGGGATTGTAAATTAGTAAGCCCCTCAACCGCTTTGATCTCACTAAGCTGATTGTTGGACAGATACAGCTGCGTTAAATTTGTCAGTCCTGCCAGCGGACTGATATCAGCAATCTGATTGCTGGTCAGGTTAAGCGAAGTCAGTTCCTTTAACTCCGCTAATGGCGCAAGATCAGCAATCTGGTTTTCGCCAAGAGTGAGGTATTCGAGCTTGGTCAGGGATGTCAGTGGACTGATATCGGTAAGGTCATTGGCCCGCAAACCAAGCTCTGTCAGATTAACGAGCCCTGCTAGTGGAGTAATGTCGCGGATTTGATTGTTCTCCACACCCAGTTGCTTCAGCTTAGTTAATCCGGCAAGCGGCGATAGGTCTTCCACTTGATTGGTGGACAATTGCAGATTTTCTAAGTTTTCCAGATGCTCAATTCCGTCCAAGCTGTGGATGTTTCGCTCATAGGCATACAGCCAAGTCAGATCAGCAACATCTGACCTGGTCAGCTCTCCGACTGGTTTATCGATCAGGTCCCTGACTGCTTGTTCTAGATTAGGATCAGCAAATACCACCGCAGGTTCATCATTACCCGTTTTACTGAATTTAAAGGTTACTATTTCGCTGGAAATCATATTTGGCGCTGCCGCAAAAGCATAAAACTCAAAGTCGTGATTTGGCATTACCAAGGGCGCATTATAAATTTGAAAGTCACCCGGGTACTCTAAACCGGTGGTGCTGTATAAGATCATGGCTCCGGGTGTATCGGTAACTAACTCAATCTCCTGACCCGGTTCAAGTTCCAAGGAATCATTCGCAGCCCGCGGAGCCACCACTACCGGAGCACTAAGAACTGCATAAGTAGAAAAATGCGTAACAGCCGCCACCGCGTACCCGTTTTCAATTACTGTCGGCTGGTATTCCCAGCTGGTTTCCCCTTGATAAAAAACACCAATGTTATCCCCGGCTGCCGCCTCTTCAATTGGCAGTCGCAGGATTACTCCTTCCGCAAAATTCAAATCAGGTTTGTTGAAGCTAACCGACACAGCTGCTCCGGCAGGCTTAAGGATCTCTGGCAGAGCTTCCCTAACCTCGTCTTGCACATCTTTGACCGTTACCTTTGTTTCTGGTGGAATCTCCACGTTGGATAAATCTAGGACAAGATCATTGTTAAACTTAATAACCTTTTCTTTTTCAACAGCTACTGGTGTTTCCAGCTTAGCGGCAAAAACAGCAGTAATGGACATATTTTTATCAACATAGGCTGCTGTTTTAGCGGAGTTCGGCTCAGCCACATTGCCAATCCAGTGACTGAATTCCCAGCCCTCTGCGGCTGTTGCCTCCAGCGATACAGAAGTCTTTTTAGCATACTCATACTTACCCGGTTTAGGGTCAACTGAGCCCTGGCCATCCACACTGATTGTGAGCTGATACTTCTCCTCCGGCTTCTTTGAGCCTCCTCCAAAACAGCCGCTTAATACCAGTACCAAAACCAGTAATAACGCCATTGATGGAGAAATCATTCTCCTCATACCCATCTTCTTCTCTCCCATCTTCTAGGTTAAATTCAAAACTGCACAATCGCTCCTCAGGTTGAGATTTTTGAATTAGGAAAACTAGTATCGATGGGTAACGAATTGAGCTTCACGGCAGCTTTGATCGATAAAGAACGATCAGTATAGAGAATTCAGTTCTATTTTTGCAATTCCTTCTTTTTACATTAGATAATATATGCACATCGCCGATGCCTACTTCCCCATGATCACCAGCGGGAAGCTGTTTATTCACTGCTCAAAACATGGCTGGCAGTTTATGGCAAAAATCCATTTCTCAACTAATGGTTGGACAACTCCAAACCAATGGTTAATTGCAATAACTTATGATTAAACATAAAATGAAATCATGCAGCCTGTCACTAAAAATTATGGAGTGAGTTGTCATGAGAGAGCCATTAAGTAAAAAAATATCGCATCTGAGAAAAATACGGGGGTTAACCCAAGAGCAGCTCGGTGAAAAACTTGGTATTTCAGGACAAGCTGTCAGCAAGTGGGAAAATGGTGAAAGTATGCCTGATATTATGTTACTTCCTGACTTGTGTGATATTCTGGGAGTATCAGCTGACGCATTACTTGAAGTACCGGTTTCATTAAAAAATAAGCATATTATTCGGGATTTTTGTCAGTTTGCACAAGATAACGGTAAGAATGCAACGTTACTTGATGCCCTTTCTCGCATTTTTAATGATGCTGGAAACAAGGTGACTTCTAATTGGGTAGATTTTGGACCTAATTTCTTACGTGTTTATGATACAAGTGGAATGGGCTTTATCATCCAGGACACAGAATACTTTGAGAAATGCTTTGAGGAACCCACGGAAGACATTGCATATCTTCTCCGACCACTGGCAGATGAAGAGGTGATTACAATTTTACGTTGTATTTCTATCGATACAGCAACCACCCGCGAGGAACTTGCTGAAGCTGCCAAACTAGATGAAGCTGTAATAGATAGGGTATTACTGGGATTAATGAAGCGCAACTTTATCGAGGTAAATATCGATTCCCATGGAAAACGCGGATACCTGCAGAGCGATGCTATGGCAGGAGTATATATGATATTAGCTGGGTGTCAAGTTCTTGGACGCGCCGGGGCGCTAAACTGCAATGTCCGCTTTACAAGAAATAATCATGAATAATTCATCCAGGGCGAATCTTTGGTTTTAAAAAGCCCCTACCGTAAAACGGCAGAGGCTGTGGGACATCATTTGGAAATGCGGCGCTCGTCATGAGAACGGTGCAGTTTCAACCAAGGAGGAAGAGCAAGCGAGAATTTTTTCTGGTCCCGCAGTGACACGATGATACTCTGGAGCACAATGAAAACATACAGCAGAAGTCCGCTGATGATCGCCTGCAAGTTTGATTGAACACCTGCCGCCCGAATTAACTCATTGATTGTCAAAAGGCTCAGCGTCCCGATGGGCGCACCCAGCAGGTTCCCAACGCCGCCGTTTAGCATAATACCGCCCATGACGTTTGAAGCAATCGCTCTCATCTCATATAACGATCCATTCCCAATATTGCCGGCTCCTGTTGTCATGAGGAAGACAAAGCCGGAAAGCCCAGCGGTCAGACCGCAGAGCACGTAGGAGAGAAAGATCGTCTGCTTGACATTGATCCCGAGCATCCGGGCGCTCTGGCGATTGCCGCCTACTGCGTAGAGGTTGCGCCCAAAACGCGTCTTCTTCATCAAGAAGGCATAAAGAACGATCAGGACCACCACTATAATCACGCTTGGTCTGATTTCACACGGGATAAAAACACCCAGCCTGTTTACGGTGCCAAGCCAAGGAATCTCGATTGTAAAGCGACGCAGGGAAACAAACGCAGGATTGGTTACGTTGAGGGGATCTTTATGAATAGTAGTCAGCAGCCCCTGCGCCAAAAACATCCCAGCCAGCGTGATGATAAACGGCTGAATCTCAAGATAGGCGATGAGAAAACCATGCATGAGACCAAAGGCGAGCCCGATTCCCAACGCTAGAAACAAAGCGCCCCAAATGTTCCCCGTTCCCGATTGCAGCAGCATTGCACAGGCCATGGTTACTAGACCACACACGGCCCCGACAGAAATATCGATTCCGCCGCCAATCATGACGACACACATTCCCAGCACAACGATAAAGAGCGCCGCGTTCAGGTTGAAAAAGTCAAAGAAGGTTTGAAACTGCCGGAAACTAAGGGGAAAACTAACAATCGCAATCCCATACATCAGAACAAAGATAATTCCAGCAATGATAAACAGCAGCGTGGAATTGGACATTCTTGTTTTTGGCCTGCTTCTGTTCAGTGGTCGCATCCTACTCCTCCTTCTCCCCAGAACTGTCCGTCATGGTAACAACCGCCTCATTTAGTGCCCCCTTATGCCGTCCGGAGTAGCCAGCGATAAATGTCTGCGCCTTATCGTATAGTTTCCCGGCATAGGCTCTCACTACCGGCGAAGCAATGATCAT carries:
- a CDS encoding ABC transporter permease, whose product is MRPLNRSRPKTRMSNSTLLFIIAGIIFVLMYGIAIVSFPLSFRQFQTFFDFFNLNAALFIVVLGMCVVMIGGGIDISVGAVCGLVTMACAMLLQSGTGNIWGALFLALGIGLAFGLMHGFLIAYLEIQPFIITLAGMFLAQGLLTTIHKDPLNVTNPAFVSLRRFTIEIPWLGTVNRLGVFIPCEIRPSVIIVVVLIVLYAFLMKKTRFGRNLYAVGGNRQSARMLGINVKQTIFLSYVLCGLTAGLSGFVFLMTTGAGNIGNGSLYEMRAIASNVMGGIMLNGGVGNLLGAPIGTLSLLTINELIRAAGVQSNLQAIISGLLLYVFIVLQSIIVSLRDQKKFSLALPPWLKLHRSHDERRISK
- a CDS encoding helix-turn-helix transcriptional regulator, whose product is MREPLSKKISHLRKIRGLTQEQLGEKLGISGQAVSKWENGESMPDIMLLPDLCDILGVSADALLEVPVSLKNKHIIRDFCQFAQDNGKNATLLDALSRIFNDAGNKVTSNWVDFGPNFLRVYDTSGMGFIIQDTEYFEKCFEEPTEDIAYLLRPLADEEVITILRCISIDTATTREELAEAAKLDEAVIDRVLLGLMKRNFIEVNIDSHGKRGYLQSDAMAGVYMILAGCQVLGRAGALNCNVRFTRNNHE